The Bacillus vallismortis genome window below encodes:
- a CDS encoding sugar phosphate isomerase/epimerase family protein: MKLALDPSMYRDDLTLEEMVYKTVELGYEYIELSPREDFCPFYKYPKVDSAKIKQLKRLLKDTGVKLSSLLPLYHWAGPDEDRRQAAVRNWKRAIEIAVELEVDLMNSEFSGSKYDPLTSEEKFIKSMDELLPVFEKEGVKLNLQAHPYDFIETHKGAMDMIRALDKDWINLVYSTAHTFFYDDGKGDIETMFDEAGDRLTHVLFADTYNHKAAHGLRYIVNPPDAKVTVHQHLDIGQGEVDFETIFRKMREMKFDGIATNAVFAWVDKRADESSRFMLQKMKEELGLA, from the coding sequence ATGAAATTAGCATTGGATCCATCGATGTATCGTGATGATTTAACGTTGGAGGAAATGGTTTATAAAACGGTGGAGCTTGGCTATGAGTATATTGAGCTATCGCCGCGCGAGGATTTTTGTCCATTCTATAAATATCCGAAGGTCGATTCAGCAAAGATTAAACAATTAAAGCGGCTTTTAAAGGATACAGGTGTTAAGCTTTCATCGCTCCTCCCTCTTTACCACTGGGCGGGTCCTGATGAAGACCGCCGCCAGGCTGCGGTGCGCAATTGGAAAAGGGCGATCGAAATTGCGGTTGAACTTGAAGTGGATTTGATGAACAGTGAATTCAGCGGTTCAAAATATGATCCTTTAACAAGTGAAGAAAAATTTATCAAATCCATGGATGAGCTTCTGCCAGTCTTTGAAAAAGAAGGCGTTAAACTGAATCTTCAAGCCCATCCATACGATTTTATCGAAACGCACAAAGGTGCGATGGATATGATCCGCGCGCTTGACAAGGATTGGATCAATCTTGTCTATTCAACTGCGCATACCTTCTTCTATGATGACGGCAAAGGCGACATCGAGACAATGTTTGACGAAGCCGGCGACCGCCTCACACATGTTTTATTTGCGGATACCTATAATCATAAAGCGGCTCATGGCCTGCGCTATATCGTCAATCCGCCTGACGCGAAAGTAACGGTTCACCAGCATTTGGACATTGGCCAAGGCGAGGTTGATTTTGAGACGATTTTCAGAAAGATGAGAGAAATGAAGTTCGATGGAATTGCGACCAACGCCGTATTTGCTTGGGTTGACAAAAGAGCGGATGAATCAAGCCGTTTTATGCTTCAAAAAATGAAAGAAGAATTAGGTCTGGCATAA
- the cotNE gene encoding inner spore coat protein CotNE, giving the protein MDPYQYYSPQPPYYSQYEYNPYPQQDYYEPLQMDRQPPALERRIAALERQNEQQTRELTRLTNEDRRQNREIARMAEQVNQLSQAVERHTRRLNRLNQRLRTVENRLNIPFTAGEGGF; this is encoded by the coding sequence ATGGACCCTTATCAATATTACAGTCCGCAGCCGCCTTACTATAGCCAATATGAATACAATCCTTATCCGCAGCAGGATTATTATGAGCCCCTCCAGATGGACAGACAGCCGCCAGCATTAGAAAGAAGAATCGCAGCACTTGAACGGCAAAATGAACAACAAACAAGAGAGTTAACACGCCTTACAAATGAAGACCGCCGCCAAAATCGGGAAATTGCACGGATGGCCGAACAGGTCAATCAGTTAAGCCAGGCTGTTGAACGCCATACCCGCCGCTTAAATCGGCTCAATCAGCGCCTCCGCACAGTAGAAAACAGGCTGAATATCCCATTTACCGCAGGCGAAGGCGGTTTTTGA
- a CDS encoding FtsX-like permease family protein, with the protein MTFLQFAYKNVTRNKRSYLAFFLSSAFSVLIFFTFAMFIFHPALKEGYLNTIARKGLTAAEWMIFIFSILFVLYSVNAFLKSRNKEFGILLIQGITPAQLRVLVTAENMMIGAFSIVAGIIGGLIFSKTFFTIGAYILEMDALPLYMPWKALGITICGFMLLFFLLSQFTLFFIKSKTVILLIKGAENMKPEPKPSILLSIFGVACLVMGYGMVLKENVHSYMPFLILILTIVGTYFFFSQSSIWILRAVKKWKGFYLRGKNVIWISDLVYRLKDNARLFFIVSIISAVAFTATGVLAVYKSTVGAMDSAYEMEYLSFEGNPKEKQHLQDIEHELKHNHFSFTRYDMQVSYVRYKRGDEVPPVILMDQGTFQKHFSMSMNDLKNGESIYFPSTYEVKDKTEFPKQLDLLNKKNELANQKLQVKETKKPLISVYSVLVVNETTYKKLHKLGESTKLIGYKFKNWKDSLGISQSLTNKLYGDYSDVHFQFDAKASTHYMTVQLPSLSLFIGLFIAIVFFTAAGSFLYFRLFTDLEEDQKRYRSLAKIGFSEEEMSQSVTIQLAILFFFPFAMAVLHTVFAIRAGDFVNVTKPLLLTIGGFLAFQLLFFLMVRFSYLKKIKSDLTMK; encoded by the coding sequence ATGACCTTTCTTCAGTTCGCTTATAAAAATGTTACACGAAACAAACGGTCGTATTTGGCGTTCTTTTTGAGCAGTGCTTTTTCTGTATTGATTTTCTTTACTTTCGCTATGTTTATTTTTCATCCTGCTCTTAAGGAAGGATACTTGAATACCATTGCGAGGAAAGGATTAACAGCAGCGGAGTGGATGATTTTTATTTTTTCAATTTTATTTGTTCTATATTCCGTTAATGCTTTTTTGAAATCCAGAAACAAAGAGTTTGGCATTTTGCTGATTCAGGGGATTACGCCCGCCCAGCTGCGGGTGCTGGTGACAGCTGAAAACATGATGATCGGCGCCTTTTCAATTGTTGCCGGGATCATCGGCGGACTGATTTTTTCAAAAACATTTTTTACAATCGGCGCTTATATTTTAGAAATGGACGCCTTGCCCCTTTATATGCCTTGGAAGGCGTTGGGGATTACGATTTGCGGATTTATGCTCTTATTTTTCCTATTATCGCAGTTTACGCTCTTTTTTATTAAATCCAAAACCGTTATTTTGCTGATCAAAGGCGCGGAAAACATGAAACCTGAGCCGAAGCCGTCTATCCTTCTGTCGATTTTCGGCGTGGCATGCCTTGTGATGGGCTACGGAATGGTCTTAAAAGAGAATGTTCACTCCTATATGCCTTTTCTGATTTTGATCTTAACCATTGTCGGAACGTATTTTTTCTTCAGCCAGAGCAGCATTTGGATATTGCGGGCCGTGAAGAAGTGGAAGGGCTTTTATTTGCGCGGGAAAAATGTCATTTGGATTTCTGATTTAGTCTATCGCTTAAAGGATAACGCCCGTCTGTTTTTTATCGTCAGTATTATTTCAGCAGTGGCATTTACAGCCACAGGGGTGCTGGCGGTTTACAAATCAACTGTCGGGGCAATGGATTCAGCCTATGAAATGGAGTACTTATCCTTTGAAGGCAATCCGAAAGAAAAACAGCACCTGCAAGATATTGAACACGAACTGAAGCATAACCATTTCTCATTTACTCGTTATGATATGCAGGTTTCATATGTGCGCTATAAGCGGGGAGATGAAGTGCCGCCTGTTATCTTAATGGATCAGGGAACATTTCAAAAGCACTTCAGCATGAGCATGAATGATCTGAAAAACGGGGAAAGCATCTATTTCCCAAGCACCTATGAAGTCAAGGATAAAACTGAATTTCCGAAACAATTAGATCTGCTGAACAAAAAAAATGAGCTGGCAAATCAGAAGCTCCAAGTGAAAGAAACAAAAAAACCGCTGATTTCTGTATACAGCGTTCTTGTCGTAAATGAAACAACCTACAAAAAGCTTCATAAGCTTGGAGAAAGCACGAAGCTCATTGGTTACAAATTTAAGAATTGGAAAGACAGTTTAGGCATCAGCCAATCACTTACAAATAAATTGTATGGTGATTATTCTGACGTTCACTTTCAATTTGATGCGAAGGCCAGCACGCACTATATGACAGTGCAACTGCCAAGCTTAAGCTTATTTATTGGGCTTTTCATTGCCATTGTCTTCTTTACCGCGGCCGGAAGCTTTTTGTATTTCCGTTTGTTTACGGATTTAGAGGAAGATCAGAAGCGCTACCGTTCATTAGCGAAGATTGGATTTAGTGAAGAAGAAATGTCACAGAGCGTAACCATTCAATTAGCGATCTTGTTCTTCTTTCCCTTTGCGATGGCTGTTCTTCATACGGTTTTTGCCATTAGAGCTGGCGACTTTGTCAACGTAACCAAACCATTGCTGCTGACAATCGGAGGATTTTTAGCTTTTCAGCTGCTGTTCTTCTTGATGGTGCGGTTTAGCTACTTGAAAAAAATAAAAAGCGATTTAACGATGAAATAA
- a CDS encoding YxeA family protein, which yields MFSIIVGAGVIAAICSILFIHNEITDRINPLVPRQDMYVQMNRDGQHLKPGGTKYTLDGCNKSGGKSEITFLASGDLRKNAYLKVNTKGKYVETWEEVQYKDLPKKVQSQLKQ from the coding sequence ATCTTTTCAATTATTGTGGGGGCAGGGGTTATCGCAGCGATTTGCAGCATTCTCTTCATTCATAACGAGATAACAGACAGAATCAACCCGCTTGTTCCCAGACAGGATATGTATGTCCAGATGAATCGAGATGGCCAGCATCTTAAACCAGGCGGCACTAAATATACATTAGACGGCTGCAATAAGTCCGGTGGAAAGAGCGAAATAACGTTCCTGGCAAGCGGTGATCTGCGGAAGAATGCCTATTTAAAAGTCAACACAAAAGGCAAATATGTAGAGACCTGGGAAGAAGTGCAATATAAAGATTTGCCCAAAAAAGTCCAATCACAATTAAAACAATAG
- a CDS encoding ABC transporter ATP-binding protein, producing the protein MANMLEVKHLNKTYKGQVSHQALKQISFSVEEGEFTAVMGPSGSGKTTLLNIISTIDRPDSGDVLIKGDNPHNLKRTRLAQFRRKQLGFVFQDFNLLDTLTIGENIMLPLTLEKESPSVMEKKLYAIAEKLGIENLLQKRPFEVSGGQRQRAAIARAVIHKPSLILADEPTGNLDSKASKDVMETMQSLNQNDQITALMVTHDPVAASYCQRVIFIKDGTLFNEIYRGDNRQVFYDQILDVLSMLGGNANDLSSVRL; encoded by the coding sequence ATGGCGAATATGCTCGAGGTCAAACATTTAAATAAAACTTACAAAGGACAAGTGTCCCACCAGGCGTTAAAACAAATCTCTTTTTCAGTAGAAGAAGGGGAATTCACGGCTGTAATGGGCCCGTCGGGTTCCGGTAAAACAACGCTTTTGAATATCATCTCTACCATAGATCGTCCTGATTCCGGAGATGTCTTGATCAAAGGAGACAACCCTCACAATCTGAAAAGAACAAGGCTGGCACAATTCAGGCGCAAACAGCTTGGTTTCGTGTTTCAGGACTTTAATCTGCTTGATACACTGACGATTGGCGAAAATATCATGCTGCCGTTAACACTCGAAAAAGAATCTCCTTCTGTCATGGAAAAAAAGCTGTATGCCATCGCAGAAAAGCTTGGAATAGAGAATCTTTTACAAAAGCGTCCGTTTGAGGTCTCAGGCGGACAGCGCCAGCGGGCGGCCATTGCGAGAGCAGTGATTCATAAACCTTCACTGATTCTGGCTGATGAACCGACGGGAAACCTAGACTCTAAAGCTTCCAAGGATGTTATGGAAACCATGCAAAGCCTGAACCAGAACGATCAGATTACAGCATTGATGGTCACCCATGATCCTGTGGCGGCAAGCTATTGCCAGCGTGTGATTTTTATTAAAGACGGAACACTGTTTAACGAAATTTACCGCGGGGATAACCGCCAGGTGTTTTATGATCAAATTCTGGATGTACTTTCTATGCTGGGGGGAAACGCAAATGACCTTTCTTCAGTTCGCTTATAA
- the iolG gene encoding bifunctional inositol 2-dehydrogenase/D-chiro-inositol 1-dehydrogenase has product MSLGIGVIGTGAIGKEHINRITNKLSGAEIVAVTDVNQEAAQKVVEQYQLNAAVYPNDDSLLADENVDAVLVTSWGPAHESSVLKAINAQKYVFCEKPLATTAEGCMRIVEEEIKVGKRLVQVGFMRRYDSGYVQLKEALDNHVIGETLMIHCAHRNPSVPENYTTDMAVVDTLVHEIDVLHWLVNDDYESVQVIYPKKSKNALPHLKDPQIVVIETKGGIVINAEIYVNCKYGYDIQCEIVGEDGVIKLPEPSSISMRKEGKFSTDILMDWQRRFVAAYDVEIQDFIDSIQKKGEVSGPTAWDGYIAAVTTDACVKAQESGQKEKVDLKEKPEFYQSYTTVEN; this is encoded by the coding sequence ATGAGTTTAGGTATTGGTGTAATTGGAACTGGAGCAATCGGAAAAGAACATATTAACCGCATCACGAACAAGCTGTCCGGTGCGGAAATCGTGGCTGTAACGGATGTGAATCAAGAAGCCGCGCAAAAGGTCGTTGAGCAATACCAATTAAACGCGGCGGTTTATCCGAATGATGACAGTCTTCTTGCCGACGAAAATGTAGACGCTGTCTTAGTGACAAGCTGGGGGCCTGCGCATGAATCGAGCGTACTGAAAGCGATTAACGCCCAAAAATATGTGTTCTGTGAAAAACCGCTCGCGACAACGGCTGAAGGATGCATGCGCATCGTCGAAGAGGAAATCAAAGTGGGCAAACGCCTTGTTCAAGTCGGCTTCATGCGCCGTTATGACAGCGGTTACGTACAGCTGAAGGAAGCGCTCGATAACCATGTCATCGGTGAGACGCTTATGATTCACTGCGCGCACCGCAACCCAAGTGTTCCCGAAAATTACACAACGGATATGGCTGTTGTTGATACGCTTGTTCATGAAATTGATGTGCTGCACTGGCTCGTCAATGATGACTACGAGTCCGTTCAAGTCATCTATCCGAAAAAATCGAAAAATGCGCTTCCGCATTTAAAAGATCCGCAAATCGTAGTCATTGAAACAAAAGGCGGCATCGTCATCAATGCAGAAATCTATGTGAACTGTAAATACGGCTACGACATTCAATGTGAAATCGTCGGAGAAGACGGTGTCATCAAGCTCCCTGAACCATCAAGCATCAGCATGAGAAAAGAAGGCAAATTCAGCACAGATATTCTGATGGATTGGCAGAGACGCTTTGTGGCCGCGTACGACGTAGAAATCCAAGACTTCATTGATTCCATTCAAAAGAAAGGCGAGGTCAGCGGACCGACGGCGTGGGATGGCTATATTGCCGCTGTTACGACTGACGCGTGTGTAAAAGCCCAGGAATCCGGACAAAAAGAAAAAGTTGATTTGAAGGAAAAGCCGGAATTCTATCAATCTTATACAACAGTTGAAAACTAA
- the iolI gene encoding 2-keto-myo-inositol isomerase, protein MKLCFNEATTLENSNLKQDLELCEKHGYDYIEIRTLDKLPEYLKNHSLDDLAEYFQTHHIKPLALNALVFFNNRDEKDTNEIIAEFKDMMETCKTLGVKYVVAVPLVTEQKIVKKEIKKSSVEMLTELSDIAEPYGVKIALEFVGHPQCTVNTFEQAYDIVNTVNRDNVGLVLDSFHFHAMGSNIESLKQADGKKIFIYHIDDTEDFPIGFLTDEDRVWPGQGAIDLDAHLSALKEIGFSDVVSVELFRPEYYKLSAEEAIQTAKKTTVDVVSKYFNM, encoded by the coding sequence ATGAAACTTTGTTTTAATGAAGCCACAACATTGGAAAACTCAAATCTTAAACAGGATTTAGAACTGTGCGAAAAGCACGGCTATGATTATATTGAAATCCGCACATTGGATAAGCTGCCGGAGTACTTAAAAAACCATTCATTGGACGATCTTGCGGAGTATTTTCAAACCCATCACATTAAACCGCTTGCCTTAAACGCACTCGTTTTTTTCAACAACCGTGATGAAAAGGACACAAATGAGATCATCGCTGAATTTAAAGACATGATGGAAACGTGCAAAACCCTCGGCGTAAAATATGTCGTGGCCGTTCCGCTTGTGACTGAGCAGAAGATTGTAAAAAAAGAGATCAAAAAGAGCAGTGTAGAGATGCTGACTGAGCTTTCAGATATCGCGGAGCCGTACGGCGTAAAAATCGCGCTTGAATTTGTCGGGCATCCGCAATGTACGGTCAATACGTTTGAACAGGCGTACGACATCGTAAACACAGTCAACCGTGACAATGTCGGGCTTGTCCTTGACAGTTTCCACTTCCATGCGATGGGTTCAAATATTGAGAGCTTAAAGCAGGCGGACGGAAAGAAAATTTTCATCTACCACATCGACGATACCGAAGATTTCCCAATCGGCTTTTTAACGGATGAGGATCGTGTGTGGCCTGGCCAAGGGGCGATTGACTTAGATGCCCATTTATCAGCCCTCAAAGAAATCGGTTTCTCTGATGTTGTATCGGTTGAGCTTTTCCGGCCTGAATACTATAAGCTGAGTGCCGAGGAAGCCATTCAAACAGCGAAAAAAACAACGGTTGATGTTGTATCAAAATACTTCAACATGTAA
- the yidA gene encoding sugar-phosphatase: MYKLIAIDMDGTLLNDHHEVTEEVRNALHAAKAEGVKIVLCTGRPIGGVRRYLDELNLIEEGDYVIAYNGALVQNTHTNEVVTELSLGYDDLTSLYDLSLELKTPMHYFDSSNLYTPNRDISEFTVYESYVTQVPLHYRKVDEMPKDILIPKVMFIDKPENLSRVITSIPEDVREKYTMVRSAPFFYEILHPEASKGNAVRQLAQLLEIEQAEVMSIGDNGNDLTMIEWAGCGVAMANAIPEVLEAANFQTRSNNEHGVAHAIHELVLAK, from the coding sequence ATGTACAAACTAATTGCAATTGATATGGACGGAACACTTTTAAATGATCACCATGAAGTAACAGAGGAGGTCCGCAACGCGCTTCACGCGGCAAAAGCGGAAGGCGTCAAAATTGTGCTTTGCACCGGCCGGCCTATCGGGGGAGTGCGGAGATATTTAGATGAACTGAATTTAATTGAAGAAGGCGACTATGTCATCGCGTACAACGGAGCGCTTGTTCAAAATACGCATACAAATGAAGTGGTCACGGAGCTGTCTCTCGGATATGATGATTTAACTTCATTATATGACCTGAGCTTAGAGCTGAAGACGCCGATGCATTACTTTGACTCATCTAATCTGTATACGCCTAACCGGGATATCAGTGAATTTACCGTATACGAATCCTATGTGACACAAGTGCCGCTTCATTACCGCAAAGTTGACGAAATGCCAAAAGACATCCTCATCCCGAAAGTGATGTTTATTGATAAACCGGAGAACTTAAGCCGCGTCATTACATCAATTCCAGAAGACGTGAGAGAAAAATATACGATGGTCAGAAGCGCGCCTTTCTTTTATGAAATTCTGCATCCGGAAGCCAGCAAAGGAAATGCCGTACGCCAGCTGGCGCAGCTGCTTGAAATTGAACAGGCGGAAGTCATGAGCATAGGTGACAACGGGAACGACCTGACAATGATTGAATGGGCGGGATGCGGCGTTGCCATGGCAAACGCCATCCCAGAAGTATTGGAGGCCGCAAACTTTCAAACACGCTCCAATAATGAACATGGAGTTGCGCATGCGATTCACGAGCTTGTTTTGGCGAAATAA
- a CDS encoding sensor histidine kinase, whose protein sequence is MRLFLRAHVLLILLFLIQGIFVFTYYWFAGQRSLAHLFYILGVQLLLLAVYLIYRWYQDRGVYQWISSHQEDAEVPDLGSSLFCSELYEKQMELNRLHNQKLQEKEAKLEDRVTYMNQWVHQVKTPLSVINLIIQEEDEPIFGQIKKEVRQIEYGLETLLYSSRLDLFERDFKIEAVSLSEILQTVIQSYKRYFIEHRVYPKTNILTDDTIYTDPKWLKFAIGQVVTNAVKYSAGMSDRIELTIFQHEVKTVLEVRDYGVGIPSQDIKRVFDPYYTGENGRRFQESTGIGLHLVKEITKKLNHEVEISSSSGKGTAVQFLFLTKV, encoded by the coding sequence ATGAGACTGTTTTTACGGGCTCATGTACTCTTAATATTGCTTTTTCTGATTCAAGGCATTTTTGTTTTTACGTACTATTGGTTTGCAGGCCAGCGTTCCCTTGCCCATTTATTCTATATACTCGGCGTGCAGCTGCTGTTGTTAGCGGTGTATTTGATCTATCGCTGGTATCAAGACCGCGGTGTTTATCAGTGGATCAGCTCTCATCAGGAGGATGCGGAAGTGCCTGATTTAGGTTCTTCTTTGTTTTGTTCTGAGCTTTATGAAAAACAGATGGAACTGAACCGCCTCCACAATCAAAAGCTTCAAGAAAAAGAAGCCAAACTGGAGGATAGGGTAACCTATATGAACCAGTGGGTGCACCAAGTGAAGACACCGCTTTCTGTTATTAATTTAATCATTCAGGAAGAGGACGAACCCATTTTTGGGCAAATCAAAAAAGAAGTCCGGCAGATTGAATATGGATTGGAAACATTGCTATATTCCTCGAGGCTCGACCTGTTTGAGAGAGATTTCAAAATAGAAGCAGTCTCTTTATCCGAGATTCTCCAAACCGTTATTCAAAGCTATAAACGGTATTTTATTGAGCATCGTGTATATCCGAAAACGAATATTCTCACTGACGATACGATTTATACAGACCCAAAATGGCTGAAATTTGCGATTGGGCAGGTTGTGACAAACGCGGTGAAGTATTCCGCGGGAATGAGTGACCGGATTGAGCTGACGATATTTCAGCATGAGGTTAAAACGGTGTTAGAAGTAAGAGATTATGGTGTGGGGATTCCCTCACAGGATATAAAGCGTGTGTTTGACCCCTATTACACAGGTGAAAACGGCCGGCGTTTCCAAGAATCAACCGGGATAGGCCTTCATCTGGTGAAAGAAATTACGAAAAAACTGAATCATGAAGTAGAGATCAGCTCTTCTTCGGGAAAAGGCACAGCGGTACAATTTTTATTTCTTACAAAAGTGTAA
- a CDS encoding response regulator transcription factor gives MNKIMIVEDSEDIRSLLQNYLEKYGYNTVVTNDFTAVLDKFLREKPDVVLLDINLPAYDGYYWCRQIRQHSTSPIIFISARSGEMDQVMAIENGGDDYIEKPFSYDIVLAKIKSQIRRAYGEYAVKQGERIVEFESVQLYVERFELRYQEQKCELSKKESKLLEVLLERGEKVTGRDRLMEKTWDTDLFVDDNTLNVYITRLRKKLRDLEVPFSIESVRGEGYQLRPLS, from the coding sequence ATGAATAAAATCATGATTGTGGAAGATAGCGAAGACATTCGGTCATTATTACAAAATTATTTAGAGAAGTACGGATATAATACCGTGGTTACCAATGATTTCACAGCTGTATTGGATAAGTTCTTGCGGGAAAAGCCCGATGTGGTGCTGCTTGATATCAACTTGCCGGCCTATGACGGATATTATTGGTGCCGGCAAATCCGCCAGCATTCGACCAGCCCGATCATCTTTATTTCTGCCAGAAGCGGCGAAATGGATCAGGTGATGGCGATTGAAAACGGCGGCGATGATTATATTGAAAAGCCCTTTTCTTATGATATTGTGCTCGCGAAAATCAAAAGCCAAATTCGCAGGGCGTATGGAGAGTATGCGGTAAAGCAGGGAGAAAGAATCGTGGAATTCGAGAGTGTGCAGCTGTATGTAGAGCGATTTGAACTGCGTTATCAAGAACAAAAGTGCGAGCTCTCAAAGAAAGAAAGCAAGCTTCTTGAGGTGTTGCTGGAACGCGGAGAAAAGGTAACGGGAAGAGACCGGTTAATGGAAAAAACGTGGGATACTGATCTGTTTGTTGATGACAATACGCTGAATGTATATATCACCCGTTTGCGCAAAAAGCTTCGTGACTTAGAGGTGCCTTTTTCGATCGAATCTGTCCGCGGTGAAGGATATCAGTTGAGGCCGCTGTCATGA
- the fba gene encoding class II fructose-1,6-bisphosphate aldolase gives MAFVSMKELLEDAKREHYAIGQFNINGLQWTKAILRAAEEEQSPVIAAASDRLIDYLGGFKTVAVMVNALMEELSITVPVVLHLDHGSSVERCKQAIDAGFSSVMIDGSHSPIDQNIAMTKEVADYAKLHGVSVEAEVGTVGGMEDGLVGGVKYADLHECQRLAEETNIDALAAALGSVHGKYQGEPKLGFKEMEEIAKVTNIPLVLHGASGIPADQIARTIQLGHAKININTECMVAWAEKTRVMFEENRDLYEPRAYMTPGIDAVKETVKSKMKEFGSAGKAARQQVS, from the coding sequence ATGGCTTTTGTATCGATGAAAGAGCTTCTTGAAGATGCAAAACGGGAGCATTACGCAATCGGCCAGTTTAATATTAATGGCCTGCAGTGGACAAAAGCGATTTTGCGGGCTGCGGAGGAAGAACAGTCTCCTGTCATTGCGGCGGCATCAGATCGGCTGATCGACTACTTGGGCGGATTCAAAACCGTAGCCGTGATGGTCAATGCATTAATGGAAGAATTGTCAATCACCGTTCCCGTTGTCCTTCACCTTGATCACGGCAGCAGTGTGGAGCGCTGCAAACAAGCCATTGACGCAGGGTTTAGCTCGGTCATGATTGACGGATCACATTCGCCGATTGATCAGAATATCGCCATGACGAAAGAGGTAGCGGATTATGCCAAGCTTCACGGTGTGTCAGTGGAGGCTGAAGTCGGCACGGTAGGCGGCATGGAGGACGGCCTTGTGGGCGGCGTCAAATACGCTGATCTTCATGAGTGCCAGCGTCTCGCGGAAGAAACCAATATTGATGCCCTGGCGGCTGCGCTTGGATCAGTCCATGGAAAGTATCAAGGTGAACCTAAGCTCGGATTCAAAGAGATGGAGGAAATCGCTAAGGTCACGAATATTCCGCTTGTTCTTCACGGCGCATCGGGAATTCCGGCTGATCAAATCGCAAGAACAATTCAGCTTGGTCACGCGAAGATCAACATCAATACGGAATGTATGGTGGCATGGGCAGAAAAAACGCGCGTCATGTTTGAAGAAAATCGGGACTTATACGAACCCCGCGCCTATATGACGCCGGGAATTGACGCGGTAAAAGAAACAGTGAAAAGCAAAATGAAAGAATTCGGCTCAGCGGGAAAAGCCGCTAGACAGCAAGTCAGCTGA
- a CDS encoding iron-hydroxamate ABC transporter substrate-binding protein — MKKNTLLVGMLVLLLMFVSACSGTDSKGSSGDSASDKTEMRTYKSTKGDVKIPAHPKRIVTDFYAGELLSVGANVVGSGSWSFDNPFLKSKLKDVEDVGDPISVEKVTELQPDLIVVMNEENIDQLKKIAPTVVVPYNTAKNIEDTVSMFGDIAGAKDEATSFMADFNKKAEAAKKKMAGVIDKDATFGIYENTDKGEFWVFNDNGGRGGQAVYNALGLKASEKIEQDVIKKGEMKQLSQEVIPEYAADYMFITDYNPKGESKTLDKLKESAIWKNLDAVKHNRVFINDFDTFYPYDPISVSKQVDLIADMLVKREKENQK; from the coding sequence ATGAAAAAGAACACATTGCTCGTGGGCATGCTGGTGCTGCTTCTTATGTTTGTCAGCGCTTGCAGCGGCACGGATTCGAAAGGAAGCTCAGGTGATTCAGCTTCCGATAAGACAGAAATGAGAACATACAAATCAACAAAAGGAGACGTCAAAATCCCTGCACATCCGAAACGCATCGTCACTGATTTTTATGCTGGTGAATTGCTGTCTGTCGGGGCGAATGTGGTTGGCTCGGGTTCATGGTCATTTGATAATCCGTTTTTAAAATCAAAGCTGAAAGATGTGGAGGATGTCGGTGATCCGATCAGCGTCGAAAAAGTGACGGAGCTTCAGCCTGACTTAATTGTTGTCATGAATGAAGAAAATATCGATCAATTAAAAAAAATCGCGCCAACTGTTGTCGTTCCTTATAACACAGCGAAAAACATAGAAGACACAGTCAGCATGTTCGGGGATATCGCCGGAGCGAAAGACGAAGCAACATCCTTTATGGCTGACTTTAACAAAAAAGCGGAAGCAGCCAAAAAGAAAATGGCCGGCGTCATCGACAAAGATGCGACTTTCGGTATTTATGAAAACACGGACAAGGGCGAATTTTGGGTGTTCAATGACAATGGCGGACGCGGCGGCCAAGCTGTATACAACGCGCTTGGGTTAAAAGCGTCTGAAAAAATTGAACAAGATGTCATCAAAAAAGGAGAGATGAAACAGCTCTCTCAAGAGGTCATTCCTGAGTATGCCGCAGATTATATGTTCATTACGGACTACAATCCGAAAGGCGAAAGCAAAACACTCGACAAACTGAAGGAATCCGCTATCTGGAAAAACCTAGACGCCGTCAAACATAACCGCGTGTTTATCAATGACTTTGACACATTCTACCCATACGATCCGATTTCCGTCAGCAAACAGGTTGATTTGATTGCTGATATGCTGGTGAAGCGTGAGAAAGAAAACCAAAAATAA